Proteins encoded by one window of Dioscorea cayenensis subsp. rotundata cultivar TDr96_F1 chromosome 6, TDr96_F1_v2_PseudoChromosome.rev07_lg8_w22 25.fasta, whole genome shotgun sequence:
- the LOC120263473 gene encoding isoleucine--tRNA ligase, cytoplasmic-like has product MEEVCEGKDFSFPNQEERILRLWSDIRAFENQLKRTESKPEYIFYDGPPFATGKPHYGHILAGTIKDVVTRYQSMCGWHVTRRFGWDCHGLPVEFEIDTKLAIRSRDDVLAMGIAAYNEECRGIVTRYVAEWEEVITRTGRWIDFKNDYKTMDPQFMESVWWVFAQLFKKGLVYRGFKVMPYSTGCKTPLSNFEAGLNYKDVPDPAIVVAFPLKDDPQNAALVAWTTTPWTLPSNLALCVNANFVYAKVKDKSSGVIYIVAESRLSSLPSRKTKPSARNSAAQESCKSKGAANGKFENKGTVDDKVKSGLDTETYELLEKITGASLVGKKYVPLFDYFAEFSNAFRVAADNYVTDDSGTGIVHCAPAFGEDDYRVCVEAGIVQKDEDLIVAVDADGCFTERISDFHGRYVKDADKDIINAVKAKGRLVSTGSMVHSYPFCWRSDTPLLYRAVPSWFVSVEKIKDQLLESNKQTYWVPDYVKEKRFHNWLENARDWAVSRSRFWGTPLPVWVSEDGEEKVVIDSIDELERRSGIKATDLHRHFIDHITIPSSRGPEHGVLRRVDDVFDCWFESGSMPYAYIHYPFENVELFEKNFPGHFVAEGLDQTRGWFYTLMVLSTALFGKPAFRNLICNGLVLAEDGKKMSKRLKNYPSPMDVIGDYGADALRLYLINSPVVRAEPLRFKKDGVYSVVKDVFLPWYNAYRFLVQNAKRLEVDGFAPFVPIDLATLQTSSNVLDQWINSATESLVQFVRQEMDAYRLYTVVPYLLKFIDNLTNIYVRFNRKRLKGRTGEDDCRISLSTLYHVLLTTCKAMAPFTPFFTEGLYQNLHKVLDGAEESIHYCSFPSSKGKREERIEQSVTRMMTVIDLARAIRERHNKPLKAPLKEMVVVHPDADFLEDITGKLREYVMEELNVKAIIPCNDPLKYASLRAEPDFSVLGKRLGKSMGIVAKEIKAMSLPDILAFEKSGEVTISGHCLKLNDIKVVRQFKCPDNVTDKEIDAAGDGDVLVVLDLRADESLFEAGLAREVVNRIQKLRKKAGLEPTDIVEVYYEPLDDGKQILENIVSSQEQYIRESLGSPLLHHTLCPPQAVVFYKEEYRGVSGVSFIISLARPALIFKSEAILRLFSGNKMYAEALQTNLLSRDLSNLKSEFQAGKGKIKVGCLEHLPEVEFELGKHLFTSVGDYYLSRTE; this is encoded by the exons ATGGAAGAGGTATGCGAGGGCAAGGACTTCTCGTTTCCCAACCAAGAGGAGCGCATCTTGCGCTTGTGGTCCGATATCCGGGCTTTTGAGAATCAGCTCAAGCGCACGGAGTCCAAGCCTGAGTATATCTTCTATGATGGCCCTCCCTTCGCCACGGGAAAGCCTCACTATGGCCACATCCTCGCAGGTACCATCAAGGATGTCGTCACTAGATATCAGTCCATGTGTGGCTGGCATGTCACCCGCCGCTTCGGATGGGATTGCCATGGCCTTCCTGTTGAGTTTGAAATTGATACCAAGCTTGCCATCCGATCTCGGGATGATGTCCTTGCAATGGGTATTGCCGCCTATAATGAGGAGTGCCGTGGCATAGTCACTCGCTATGTTGCTGAATGGGAGGAGGTCATCACTCGCACTGGGCGCTGGATTGATTTCAAGAACGATTACAAGACCATGGATCCCCAATTCATGGAGTCCGTGTGGTGGGTTTTTGCCCAGCTTTTCAAGAAAGGGCTTGTTTACCGAGGGTTTAAGGTTATGCCGTATAGCACTGGTTGCAAGACCCCGCTGTCCAACTTCGAGGCGGGTTTGAATTACAAG GATGTGCCGGACCCAGCAATTGTGGTTGCTTTTCCTTTGAAGGATGATCCACAGAATGCAGCACTTGTAGCGTGGACAACTACGCCGTGGACGCTCCCAAGCAATCTTGCTCTGTGTGTTAATGCTAATTTTGTCTATGCCAAG GTTAAGGACAAGTCTAGTGGGGTGATTTACATTGTAGCAGAATCTAGGTTGTCCTCCTTGCCCAGCAGGAAAACAAAGCCCTCTGCTAGAAATTCTGCCGCACAAGAAAGTTGTAAGAGCAAGGGAGCAGCCAAtggtaaatttgaaaataaggGGACAGTTGATGATAAAGTCAAGAGTGGCTTGGATACTGAAACATATGAATTATTGGAAAAGATAACAGGGGCTTCCCTGGTTGGCAAGAA ATATGTGCCACTATTTGACTATTTTGCAGAGTTCAGTAACGCATTTAGGGTGGCCGCGGACAATTATGTCACGGATGATAGTGGAACTGGCATAGTTCATTGTGCTCCAGCATTTGGTGAGGATGATTACCGAGTTTGTGTTGAAGCAGGTATTGTTCAAAAG GATGAGGACCTTATTGTAGCAGTTGATGCTGATGGGTGTTTTACTGAGAGAATCTCGGATTTTCATGGTCGCTACGTGAAGGATGCTGACAAGGATATTATAAATGCTGTAAAG GCAAAGGGAAGACTTGTGAGCACTGGAAGCATGGTGCACTCCTATCCTTTTTGCTGGAGATCGGACACTCCTCTTCTCTATAGGGCTGTTCCTAGCTG GTTTGTGTCTGTTGAGAAGATTAAAGATCAATTGCTAGAGAGCAATAAACAAACATACTGGGTGCCTGACTATGTTAAG GAAAAACGTTTTCATAATTGGCTTGAGAATGCTAGAGATTGGGCTGTTAGCCGAAGTAGATTTTGGGGGACTCCTCTGCCAGTATGGGTTAGTGAGGATGGTGAGGAAAAAGTCGTTATTGATTCAATTGATGAACTTGAAAGACGTTCGGGCATTAAG GCTACTGATCTACATCGCCATTTCATTGATCATATCACCATTCCTTCTAGCCGTGGTCCTGAACATGGTGTTCTACGCCGTGTTGATGAT GTGTTTGACTGCTGGTTTGAGAGTGGGTCTATGCCATATGCTTATATTCATTATCCATTTGAGAATGTTGAACTCTTTGAAAAGAATTTCCCTGGTCATTTTGTGGCTGAAGGCCTTGACCAAACTCGTGGGTG GTTTTATACTCTCATGGTACTTTCTACTGCTTTATTTGGAAAACCAGCATTTAGAAATCTCATCTGCAATGGCCTTGTTCTGGCGGAGGATGGAAAGAAGATGAGCAAGAGGTTGAAGAACTACCCTTCACCCATGGATGTAATTGGTGATTATGGAGCT GACGCATTACGACTATACCTTATCAATTCACCTGTTGTCCGTGCTGAGCCATTGAGGTTTAAGAAGGATGGCGTGTACAGTGTT GTCAAAGATGTCTTCCTTCCATGGTATAATGCTTACAGGTTCCTTGTTCAAAATGCTAAGAGGCTGGAGGTTGATGGTTTTGCACCATTTGTGCCCATTGATCTTGCAACTCTCCAgacatcttcaaatgtgcttgACCAGTGGATCAATTCTGCTACTGAAAGTCTTGTTCAATTTGTTCGACAAGAAATGGATGCTTACCGTTTGTATACG GTTGTGCCATATCTTCTGAAATTTATTGACAATCtgacaaatatatatgtaagaTTTAATCGGAAGAGGCTGAAGGGCCGTACTGGAGAAGATGACTGCAGAATCTCATTGTCAACACTATACCAT GTGCTTTTAACTACTTGTAAGGCAATGGCTCCATTTACGCCTTTCTTCACTGAGGGTCTGTATCAAAACTTGCACAAAGTTTTGGATGGTGCTGAAGAAAGTATTCATTACTGTTCTTTTCCTTCATCGAAAGGAAAG AGGGAGGAGCGCATTGAACAAAGCGTGACAAGGATGATGACGGTCATTGATCTTGCTCGTGCCATCAGAGAGCGTCATAACAAACCTCTCAAAGCACCATTAAA GGAGATGGTTGTTGTGCATCCTGATGCAGATTTTCTTGAGGATATCACAGGCAAATTACGAGAG TATGTGATGGAGGAACTGAATGTCAAAgctatcattccatgcaacgaTCCTTTGAAATACGCTTCTTTACGTGCTGAGCCTGATTTCAG TGTATTAGGTAAGAGACTGGGAAAATCTATGGGAATTGTTGCCAAGGAGATCAAAGCAATGTCACTGCCTGACATCCTAGCATTTGAGAAATCTGGTGAAGTAACAATTTCTGGGCACTGTTTGAAGCTGAATGATATCAAG GTTGTGAGACAGTTCAAGTGTCCAGACAATGTAACTGATAAGGAAATTGATGCCGCTGGTGATG GTGATGTTCTGGTGGTATTGGACCTGCGGGCAGATGAATCATTGTTTGAGGCAGGACTTGCTCGTGAG GTTGTTAATAGAATTCAGAAATTGCGCAAGAAAGCTGGCCTAGAACCAACTGATATTGTGGAAGTTTACTATGAACCGCTTGATGATGGAAAGCAGATTTTGGAGAATATTGTTAGTTCACAA GAACAATACATCCGAGAATCCCTGGGTTCTCCCTTGCTACATCATACTCTGTGTCCTCCCCAAGCT GTGGTATTCTATAAGGAGGAATATAGAGGTGTATCTGGTGTTTCATTCATCATCAGCTTAGCAAGGCCTGCACTTATCTTCAAATCAGAAGCTATTCTGAGATTATTTTCAG GAAACAAAATGTATGCTGAAGCCTTGCAAACAAATCTGTTATCCAGAGACTTGTCAAATTTGAAGTCGGAGTTTCAAGCTGGGAAAGGCAAG ATAAAGGTTGGATGCCTCGAGCATCTGCCCGAGGTTGAATTTGAGTTGGGTAAACATCTTTTCACAAGTGTCGGGGATTACTACTTGAGCAGAACAGAATAG